In Candidatus Schekmanbacteria bacterium RIFCSPLOWO2_02_FULL_38_14, a genomic segment contains:
- a CDS encoding UDP-N-acetylglucosamine 2-epimerase: MKILTIFGTRPEAIKVAPVLMELRNCSNAVTSKVCVTAQHREMLDQVLKVFDIKPDYDLNIMFKGQDLFDVSINSLAGLRDVLKKERPDMVLVQGDTTTAFMGGLAAYYLKIPIGHIEAGLRTYDKYSPYPEEKNRHILGVLADYHFAPTSWARSNLLKEGIPEDKIWVTGNTVIDALQYIVSRQTEIKSRQFWNRYFEEKWGVNLPSTYDGNNPKLILVTGHRRENFGEGFENICLALKEIAEKRDDVVIIYPVHLNPNVQKPVKSILNEQRNVYLIDPLEYEPFVFLMSNAHLVLTDSGGVQEEAPSLGKPVLVMRNTTERPEGIEAGTVKLVGTDKDNIIKSIMELLDNSEYYESMSKAVNPYGDGRAASRIIDVLKEHNDYSIQ, from the coding sequence ATGAAGATTCTTACTATATTTGGGACCAGACCTGAAGCTATTAAGGTGGCCCCTGTCCTTATGGAACTGAGGAATTGCTCCAATGCCGTTACCTCTAAGGTCTGTGTTACTGCTCAACACAGGGAGATGTTGGACCAGGTGTTAAAGGTTTTTGATATTAAGCCGGACTATGATCTGAATATTATGTTTAAGGGACAGGACCTGTTTGATGTATCAATTAACTCCTTAGCCGGGCTCAGAGATGTCCTGAAAAAGGAAAGGCCGGATATGGTTTTAGTTCAGGGGGATACGACGACCGCATTTATGGGGGGGCTTGCAGCCTACTATCTCAAGATACCCATAGGTCACATTGAGGCTGGGTTGAGAACATATGATAAGTACAGTCCTTATCCTGAAGAGAAAAACAGGCATATATTGGGTGTACTGGCAGACTATCACTTTGCCCCAACATCATGGGCAAGGTCCAATCTTTTAAAAGAGGGGATTCCTGAAGACAAAATATGGGTGACCGGGAATACGGTCATTGATGCGTTGCAGTATATTGTTAGCAGGCAGACAGAAATTAAGAGCAGGCAATTCTGGAATAGATATTTTGAAGAGAAATGGGGCGTTAATCTTCCGTCTACTTATGATGGCAATAACCCGAAACTGATATTAGTGACTGGCCATAGACGGGAAAACTTTGGTGAAGGGTTTGAGAACATTTGTTTAGCGCTTAAGGAAATAGCAGAAAAGAGAGACGATGTAGTAATAATTTATCCCGTTCACCTTAACCCTAATGTGCAAAAGCCTGTAAAATCTATCTTAAATGAACAGCGCAACGTCTATCTTATAGACCCATTGGAATATGAACCATTTGTATTTTTAATGAGCAATGCACATCTTGTCCTTACCGATTCGGGTGGTGTTCAGGAGGAAGCCCCTTCTCTAGGGAAGCCGGTATTGGTCATGAGAAACACAACGGAAAGGCCTGAAGGGATAGAGGCTGGTACAGTGAAGTTAGTGGGTACGGATAAGGATAATATAATTAAAAGCATAATGGAACTATTAGACAATTCAGAATACTACGAAAGTATGTCAAAGGCTGTGAATCCTTATGGGGATGGCAGAGCTGCATCGCGAATTATCGACGTCTTGAAAGAACATAATGATTACTCTATTCAGTAG
- a CDS encoding nucleotide sugar epimerase, protein MEKEYLGMYKDKVVLVTGGAGAIGSNLTRTIAGLGAKIVMVLDNLSSAERWNVPALSNVMFVEGDIRDEVKLKRVFFEKPEYVFHLAAFFANQNSVDHPEIDLDVNGMGTLRLLEYSLFTGVKRFIYASSGCSIYGSSAPLPLREEFMSLNLSTPYQITKMLGELYCNFFYNHYGLPVVKTRFFNSYGPGEIPGQYRNVIPNFIYWAMKGESLPLTGTGEETRDFTYVNDLIDGLLRAGYFEEAIGKEFNLASGKETKIIDLANRISDLTGNKAGINFLSRRKWDTKSRLLASVDRAKTLVGYVPKTEFDEGLKRTVEWFKEKWDLIEQAASFGPGMTSAVRDKDTK, encoded by the coding sequence ATGGAAAAAGAGTATTTGGGAATGTATAAGGATAAAGTTGTTCTGGTTACCGGAGGCGCTGGCGCCATTGGTTCCAACCTCACCAGGACTATTGCCGGCCTTGGGGCCAAGATAGTGATGGTACTTGATAATTTATCATCAGCCGAACGATGGAATGTTCCAGCGCTATCAAATGTCATGTTTGTTGAAGGGGATATACGTGATGAGGTGAAGCTCAAAAGGGTATTTTTTGAAAAACCGGAATATGTTTTTCACTTGGCCGCATTTTTTGCAAACCAAAACTCTGTGGATCACCCAGAAATAGATCTTGATGTCAATGGTATGGGGACATTAAGGTTGCTGGAGTATTCTCTTTTTACAGGGGTTAAGAGGTTTATCTATGCATCTTCAGGGTGTTCTATTTATGGCAGTAGCGCCCCCCTGCCATTGCGGGAGGAGTTTATGTCTTTGAACCTGAGTACACCCTATCAGATTACTAAGATGCTTGGAGAGCTTTACTGTAACTTCTTTTATAATCATTATGGTTTGCCAGTTGTTAAGACCAGATTTTTTAACTCTTATGGTCCCGGGGAGATTCCGGGTCAATATAGAAATGTGATTCCCAATTTTATCTATTGGGCGATGAAAGGAGAGTCCTTGCCTCTTACAGGGACTGGGGAAGAGACAAGAGATTTTACCTATGTCAATGATTTGATAGATGGACTATTGAGGGCAGGGTACTTTGAGGAGGCAATTGGAAAGGAATTTAATCTTGCTTCCGGGAAGGAGACGAAGATTATTGATTTAGCAAATAGGATTAGTGACCTGACAGGGAATAAAGCCGGAATTAATTTTTTGTCACGGAGGAAATGGGATACAAAAAGCAGGTTGCTTGCTTCAGTGGACCGTGCAAAAACGTTAGTTGGATATGTACCCAAAACAGAGTTTGATGAGGGACTAAAAAGGACAGTTGAGTGGTTTAAAGAGAAATGGGATTTAATTGAACAGGCTGCGTCATTTGGTCCTGGAATGACCTCTGCAGTGAGAGATAAGGACACGAAATAA